A genome region from Chryseobacterium indicum includes the following:
- a CDS encoding PorV/PorQ family protein — protein MMKKYFLLAFSLVFGISQSQIIRKYSNEFLNIGAGARGLAMGGAVISNQDDVYSPMWNPAGLMGVEKDWQGAAMHAEYFESIAKYDYLAYAKVLETGVFGVSVVRLGVDNILNTTQLIDTEGNIDYDKITKFSQSDYAAILSYAFNPGGNQKLDVGINAKIVYRNVGKFANGYGFGFDVGAIYKMDNGWKLGGMLRDATTTVNFWSVNQKELSTVVNGEEFNPAPKDKMELTMPKLNAGVSKMFEINSSVYVLPEAGINVDFAKTAALVSTDFASLTPYAGAELGYQKMIFVRLGVNRFQSITDIEDLRRKVSFQPSAGIGIRYRGLTLDYAITNSGIGGSNFYSNFFSLKLDIGQFRND, from the coding sequence ATGATGAAAAAATATTTTTTACTTGCATTCTCTCTGGTTTTCGGGATATCGCAATCCCAGATCATCAGAAAATATTCCAACGAATTTCTGAACATCGGAGCCGGAGCAAGAGGTCTTGCGATGGGAGGCGCAGTAATCTCCAATCAGGATGATGTCTATTCTCCGATGTGGAATCCCGCAGGATTAATGGGCGTGGAAAAAGACTGGCAGGGAGCTGCAATGCACGCCGAATATTTCGAATCTATCGCAAAATACGATTACCTTGCCTACGCCAAAGTTCTGGAAACGGGAGTTTTCGGAGTTTCTGTTGTAAGATTAGGAGTAGATAATATATTAAATACCACACAGTTAATCGACACCGAAGGAAATATTGATTATGATAAAATCACCAAATTCTCTCAGTCCGATTACGCAGCAATTCTTTCTTATGCATTCAATCCGGGAGGAAATCAGAAGCTTGATGTGGGGATTAATGCAAAAATTGTGTACAGAAATGTAGGGAAATTTGCCAACGGATATGGTTTCGGTTTCGACGTGGGTGCTATTTATAAAATGGACAACGGCTGGAAACTGGGAGGGATGCTGAGAGATGCAACCACTACAGTGAACTTCTGGAGTGTAAACCAGAAAGAACTTTCCACAGTGGTTAACGGAGAAGAATTCAACCCTGCGCCAAAAGATAAAATGGAACTTACGATGCCTAAATTAAATGCAGGCGTAAGCAAGATGTTTGAAATCAACAGCAGTGTTTACGTTTTGCCGGAAGCGGGAATTAACGTAGACTTCGCAAAAACTGCCGCATTGGTTTCTACCGATTTTGCCAGTTTAACACCATATGCAGGAGCAGAATTAGGTTACCAGAAAATGATTTTCGTGAGATTGGGGGTGAACAGATTCCAGTCGATTACAGATATTGAGGATCTCAGAAGAAAAGTTTCTTTCCAGCCAAGTGCAGGAATCGGGATCAGATACCGAGGTCTTACGCTGGATTATGCAATTACCAATTCCGGAATAGGAGGATCTAATTTCTATTCCAATTTCTTTTCCCTGAAACTGGATATCGGGCAGTTCAGAAACGATTAA
- a CDS encoding DMT family transporter, protein MHKLALFRLHLIVFLWGFTAILGKLIHANADILVFYRMLFAAICLFVYIRVFKKDSIKVSKKVFFQLAAIGFSMALHWYCFFYSIKISNVSIALSCLSLSTLFASILEPLIFKRKIDISEVVMGVVIVACILLIFKTEFQYKEGIFYGVLCAIFGTIFSVFNGKMFGKTSSGNIIFYEIFSGWFILLIFYLFSGQIFSINEISYRDIALIGVLASVFTAFPMLESVNLMKYISPFTLILTVNLEPVYGIILAFFIFGESEHMSPIFYIASGVMILAIIANGLIKAKKQKTLN, encoded by the coding sequence ATGCATAAATTGGCTCTTTTCAGATTGCATTTGATAGTGTTTTTGTGGGGATTTACGGCAATCTTGGGAAAGCTGATTCATGCAAATGCAGATATTCTGGTTTTTTACAGAATGCTGTTTGCGGCGATCTGCCTTTTCGTATACATCCGTGTTTTTAAAAAAGACAGCATTAAAGTTTCGAAGAAAGTATTTTTCCAGCTGGCTGCAATCGGCTTTTCGATGGCGCTTCACTGGTACTGCTTTTTTTACTCCATTAAAATTTCCAATGTTTCCATTGCATTAAGCTGTCTGTCTTTATCCACCTTATTTGCATCCATTCTGGAACCTTTGATTTTCAAAAGAAAGATCGATATTTCGGAAGTCGTGATGGGAGTGGTAATTGTCGCCTGTATTTTGTTGATCTTCAAAACAGAATTTCAGTACAAAGAAGGAATATTTTACGGAGTGCTGTGTGCCATTTTCGGAACCATTTTTTCGGTTTTCAACGGAAAGATGTTTGGGAAAACAAGCTCAGGAAACATTATTTTTTATGAAATATTCTCAGGATGGTTTATTTTATTAATATTCTATCTCTTCTCAGGACAAATTTTTTCGATAAATGAAATAAGTTACCGCGATATTGCGTTAATAGGTGTACTGGCAAGTGTTTTCACAGCTTTTCCGATGCTGGAATCGGTGAATCTCATGAAATATATTTCGCCTTTTACATTAATTTTAACAGTTAATTTAGAACCGGTTTACGGAATTATACTAGCTTTTTTTATCTTTGGGGAATCAGAACACATGAGCCCGATTTTTTACATCGCTTCAGGAGTTATGATACTGGCAATCATTGCTAACGGATTGATAAAAGCTAAAAAACAAAAAACTTTAAATTAA